In Pseudoclavibacter sp. Marseille-Q3772, the sequence ACGCCCCGACAAACACTGGAAATACAACCCGGGCGATGTCGACGAGCGGATGCTGTGGGCCGAGTACCAGCGCGCGTATGAGATCGCGATCCAACGCACCGCAACGCCCGAGGCACCCTGGTGGGTCATCCCAGCAGACAAGAAGTGGTACGCCCGACTGGTCATCAAGCACCTGCTGTTAGAAACCCTTGAGGGCCTCAACCTCGAATGGCCGCGAGCCGACTTCGATCCCGAGGTCGAGATGGAGCGGCTCGCGAAGAGTTAGCCCGAGGACTCCGGCGAGAATGCCGAGACAATCGGTCGAAACTTCGGCAGGGTCTCGGCAAACTCCGCCTGCGGATCCGAGCTCGCGACGATCCCACCACCGGCCATCGCCACAACGCGGTTGCCCGTGATCTGCGCACCACGCAGCGCAATCACCCACTCGCCGTCGCCGGCGGCCGAACACCAACCCACCGGCCCGGCGTAGCGGCCCCGATCCACACCCTCGAGCTCGCGGATCGCGCGCATGGCAGCATCCCTAGGCGTCCCGCCGACAGCAGCGGTCGGATGCAGGGCGGCAATCAGATCGAACACGGTCGCTCCCGGCGGCAGTTGCCCGCGAATATCACTCGCGAGATGCCACACATTCGGCAATTGCAGCAAGAACGGTTCGGGGGATGCGGTTAGCGCGCGGTCGAGGTCGCTACCGACCGCATCCATACCCTGCATTGCGCCAATCGACTCAAGCGCCGAACGAATCGCATAGTCGTGCTCCTCGAGGTCCTTCGCCGAGTGAGCGAGTGCGGATGCGGCAGCTTCGTCGGCAGCGTCGGTCGCGCCACGGGGGGTGGTTCCGGCAAGCACCCGAGCCGTGACGGCACCGCCAATTACCCGCCCGAGCATCTCGGGGCTCGCCCCCACCAGTCCATCGACGCAGTACGTCCACGTGTCGGGGTATTCGCGGTGCAGCCGCGCGATCACGGAGCGGCGATCCGCGTCATCCGCAAGCTCCCCAACCAGGTCGCGAGCGATTACGACCTTCGCAAGTTCCCCAGCGGTGATCCGTTCGATGGCCGCGGTCACCGCAGCGCGGTGCGCCTGCCGCTCAATAACCCCGGGGGAGAACGCGCACACGGCCGCCTCACCAAACGGTTGCTGGGTTGGAATCGCCGCGGTTACCGGGGCATCACTCTCGTCGATATCGGATGCGGGGGTCACCTCGGTCAGAAAATGCACGTCGCCGACGCGGCCGATCACCAGCGCCGGCACAATCAGCGAGCTCGCACACATCGAGCTGGCATCGAACGCGAAGGCGCCAAAGGCGACCAGGCCAGAACCGGGAATACGCACATCGTCGTCGACCTCAGCCTTGGCAACCAGCTGAGACCACGCTGCCTGTACCTGAGCGAAACGATCGTCACCAACCGCATCCACCCGCCAGCGCTCGCCCTTGGCGACATACCCCCCACCGTCGCGAAGCCACGCGATCGGCTGCTGGGAATCGGCGAACGCAAGCAGCGAACCGGGGTCGGGGATGCGGCGAGTGCGCACCCGCAGGGCGGGAATCATCACCGTGCCAGCGTACCCGGCAACCCCGTGCACCCGCCCGTCGCGCCGCTTGCCCGGGCACCGTAGGATATTGGAGTGACCAAACCCGACCTCGCCAAGCGACCAGCAGACGTCTCGTCGATGTTCGACCGTGTTTCGAGCAAGTACGACCTCACGAACGATGTCCTCTCGGGCGGGTTGGCGCCTTCGTGGCGCGTGCGTACCCGTAAAGCGCTGCGGCCGACGCCTGGGATGCACATCCTCGACGTCGCCTGCGGTACTGGAACGGTCTCGCGCATCCTCGCAGACCACGGAGCCACGGTCACGGGAATCGACTTTTCGCCCGGCATGATCAGCGAGGGCGTTGCCCGACACGGCGAACATCCCGGCATCACCTTCCAGCAGGGCGACGCCACTGAGCTGCCTTTCGGCGACAACACCTTCGACGCCACCACCATCAGCTTCGGTATCCGTAACGTACAAAAACCCAAGCGTGCGCTCGCGGAAATGCTACGGGTGACCAAACCCGGCGGCAGCATCGTCGTGTGCGAGTTCTCGACGCCCACCACCGCACTGCTGCGCGGCGCGTACGACACCTATATGAATGTTGTCATGCCCGGTGTGGTCGGTCTCGTCTCGAGCGACCCGGAGGCATACGACTACCTGTTCCGGTCGATTCAGGCATGGCCCGACCAGCGCACATTCGCCAGCTGGTTGCGCGAAGTCGGTTACGTTCGGGTCGAGTACCGCAACCTCACCGGTGGCATCGTGGCTCTGCACCGGGGTCGGAAGCCCGAACTTTAGCCACTCGTTACAACCCTTTGAACACTGGAGATCGCAAATTGCCTACCGCCAAGTCTGTCCGTCGTCCCGCGCACGGGACGGTCGGCGCTGGTTTCGCGAAGAAACTCTTCAGCCGTCCTGCCGAGCGTCGTCTCAAGCAGTCGCTGGATGAGGGGTTAGCGCGCATTGAAACGGTGCTGCAGGATGAGGTGCGGTTCGCGGATGAGATCGCGGATGTGACCACTACCTACTTGCTGGATGCCGGCGGTAAGCGTATGCGCCCGATGTTGGTGTTGCTCACCGCTCAGCTCGGCGACAATCCGGTGAGTGCAACGCTCGATCGAGCTGCCGCTGCGGTCGAAATCACCCACCTCGCATCGCTGTATCACGATGACGTCATGGACGATGCCACGCTTCGCCGCGGGGTAGAGGCCGCGCACCTGCGGTGGAGTAACTCGACCGCCATCCTCGCGGGCGACCTGCTGTTTGCCCGCGCATCGCAGATTTTTTCGGAATTGGGTGCGGATGCGATCCGGTTGCAGGCAGAGGTGTTCGAACGTCTCGTACTCGGCCAGCTCAACGAGACCATCGGCCCGAAACCGGACGAGGACCGCATCCAGCACTATCTGCGCGTGTTGGCGGATAAAACCGGTTCGTTGATTGCCGCGGCCACCGAGTTCGGCGTCATGCTCTCGGGTGCGCCCAGCGAGTATCGGGATGCGGTGCGTAACTACGGTGAGTCGATCGGCATCGCCTTCCAGATCGCGGACGATGTTATCGACCTGTCCCCAGACCACGAGGCGACCGGAAAGCTCGCCGGTACTGATCTGCGCGCCGGTGTGGAAACACTGCCTGTGTTGTTGCTCGAACAGCGCGCACAGGCAGGGGATGCGGCTGCAAGCGATCTGCTCGACCGCATCCGCACGCGCGTGGCCGATACCAGCGCGGGCTTGCACGACCCGAACCTGCGCCTCCCCGAACCGCAGGTGAAGACCGACCCGGCAGAAATCGAGTCGATCATCGAGCAGCTGCGCGAGCATGAGGTCACCGCACAGACACTGCAGACCGCGCACGAGTACGTTGACCGTGCGGTGGCTTCGTTGGACGTATTACCGGAGGGAGTTGTGAAGGCAGCCCTGCGCGAATTCGCACTCCGCCTGGTCGAACGCAACTACTAATCGGATGCGGGGTGTCGCGAGCAGCGCATCCGCACCCCAGCTGTCTATTTGGGAGGAATCATGTCGCAACTTCGTGTCGCCGTCATCGGCGCCGGTCCTGCCGGTATCTACGCATCGGACATTCTGCTGAAAGAAGCCGAAGGTACCCACGAGGTGACAATCGACCTGTTCGATCGCCTCCCGGCACCCTACGGGCTTGTTCGTTACGGTGTGGCTCCCGACCACCCGCGCATTAAGGGTGTGATTGGTGCGCTGCGCGATGTGCTCGACACCGGCCGCATCCGCATTTTCGGCAATGTGAACTTCGGCACTGACCTCACGATCGATGATCTGCGCCGCCACTACAACGTGGTCATCTTTGCCACCGGAGCGTTCTACGACGCGCCGCTGCAGATCCCCGGTATCGAGGCCACGAACTCGTTCGGTGCTGCCGACTTCGTGAACTGGTACGACGGACACCCGGATGTGGCGCGTACCTGGCCGCTTGATGCATCCTCGGTTGCGGTGATCGGTAACGGTAACGTCGCGCTCGACGTTGCGCGGGTGCTCGCTAAGGACGCTGACGACATGCTCCCCACCGAGATCCCGGCGAATGTGTACGAGGGTTTGCGCGCGTCCAAGGTCACGGATGTGCACGTGTTCGGTCGACGCGGGCCGCTGCAGGTGAAGTTCACGCCGCTGGAGCTGCGCGAGCTCGGTGAGGTGCCCGGTGTGGACATCGTCGTCGCGGATGAAGATTTCGATCGCGATCCAGAAGCCGACGAGGCTGCGAAAACAAACAAGCAGATTCTGGTGATCAGCCGCATCCTGAACAAGTGGCGCCAACAGCAGGACTCGCTCTCGGCGCCTCGCCGCATCCACCTGCACTTTTACGCTCGGCCGGATGAGGTGCTCACCGATGAGCAGGGCAAGGTGCGGGCATTGCGCATTGTGCGCACCGAACCGCTCAGCGACGGGCGGGTGCGCGACACCGAAGAGACCCGCGAAATCGAGATCGGCCAGCTGTACCGAGCGGTTGGCTATTTCGGTTCGCCGCTGACCGATGTGCCGTACGACTCGGCGCGCGGTGTGATCCCGAACGACGCGGGCGCGGTTGTGGATGCAGACGGCGAGCGCGTCGGTGGTATGTACGCGACCGGTTGGATCAAGCGCGGTCCGGTTGGGTTGATCGGTGCGACGAAGTCGGACGCTCGCGAGACCGTAGGCGAGATCCTCGCGGATGAGCAGACCTGGTGGCCGACTGAGGTCACTGATGACGATGCGATCGTTGCGGTGCTTGAGGAGCGCGGTGTGCGCTACACCGACCTCGAGGGCTGGCACCGCTTGGATGCGCATGAGCGCGCGCTCGGCGAGGCTGCCGGCCGTGAGCGCATCAAGGTCGTTGACCGTGAGGAAATGATCCGGATTTCACGCGGCGAATAGCGTCGCTTGGGAAACGCTCGTAGCTGGATGCGGGCCAGTCGCGGGTGCTTGCTGAAGGGCTATTGCACGACGGATGTGAGCCGGCATAGATCGTCGATCCATCGCCGCCAGCGTGGTCGCGACATCCAATCAACCAGCGATAGTTCGGTTGAGTTCTTGCGGTACTCCTGCTCGACGGTGGCCATGCGCGCCGTAAATTCGCGTCCGTAGACGATCAGCATCATCTCGGCGTTGAGCGTGAATGAGCGCATATCCATATTGCTTGAGCCAACGAGCGTGACTTCGCCGTCAACGGTCATGTGCTTGGCATGCAGCACGTACGGTTCGCGGTACAGCCAGATGCGAACGCCCGCCCGCAGGAGCTGTTCATAGTAGGACTGCTGCGCGTGGTGCGTAAAGAACTGGTCGCCCTGTGCCGAGACGTGCAGATCAACCGATACGCCGCGCTGTACCGCCGTGGTGATGGCATAGAGCATCGAGTCGTCGGGCACGAAATAGGGGGATGCGATCACCACCCGATGCTTGGCTTGATAGAGCAGCTGGGTGAAGATGCGCAGGTTGTTTTCGTGCTCGTATCCGGGGCCGGATGGTACGAGCTGGCAGTCGTACAGGTGGGTAAGCGCGCCTTCGTTGGCTTCGTCATTCGGTGGGGTGATCGCGCTATCCAGGTCGGTGTCAAGCAGTTTCGAGTGCAGGCTTTCGCCGTCCTGTGGAATGACGTTCGTCTCGGCGAACCAGTCGCTACGAAAGATCGCATCCACACCGAGCGCAATCGGCCCGTCGAGGCGAACCATGAGGTCCTGCCACTGCTGGTGAATATTTCCGTATCGGGCGCGACCGCGGTGGTAGCCGCGGTCGATGAGGTTCTGTGACCCCATCCACGCCACGCGACTGTCAACAACCAGCAGCTTGCGGTGGTTGCGCAGGTCTGGGCGCTGCCAACCGCCTTGCCACGGCCAAATCGGATAGAGCCGGCGCCATTCGATACCGGAATCGTTCAGCCGGCGCTTCATCTTCCGGTAGCCCGGGTAGCGGCAGGTGCCGATCTGGTCGTACAGCAGCCGCACTTTCACACCGCGGGCGTGGGCGCGTTCGAGCGCGTCGAAGAACTCGCGGGTGGAGTCGTCATATCCCATCGCATAGAACAGCACGTGCGCGTACTGTTCGGCGGTGTCCAGTTCGGCGGCCATCGCATTGAGGGTCGCGTTGTAGTCGGTGTGGATTTGGATGCGGTTCCCTGGCAGGTGCGGAATCGCGGTGAGCGTGCGCGCCAGCTTCGACACCCGCTTGAACCGGCCGGGAACCGGGGCGTACTGACCGACGGTTTCTAGCTCATCCATGACCTCGCGGATGATGCTGTCAAACCGTGCCTGTTTTGCTCGCCTGGACGCGGGCAGTCGGTTGGTGCCAAAGAGCAGGAAGAAACACAGCCCGATGTAGGGGATGAGGGTGATTG encodes:
- a CDS encoding class I SAM-dependent methyltransferase, giving the protein MTKPDLAKRPADVSSMFDRVSSKYDLTNDVLSGGLAPSWRVRTRKALRPTPGMHILDVACGTGTVSRILADHGATVTGIDFSPGMISEGVARHGEHPGITFQQGDATELPFGDNTFDATTISFGIRNVQKPKRALAEMLRVTKPGGSIVVCEFSTPTTALLRGAYDTYMNVVMPGVVGLVSSDPEAYDYLFRSIQAWPDQRTFASWLREVGYVRVEYRNLTGGIVALHRGRKPEL
- a CDS encoding isochorismate synthase, giving the protein MIPALRVRTRRIPDPGSLLAFADSQQPIAWLRDGGGYVAKGERWRVDAVGDDRFAQVQAAWSQLVAKAEVDDDVRIPGSGLVAFGAFAFDASSMCASSLIVPALVIGRVGDVHFLTEVTPASDIDESDAPVTAAIPTQQPFGEAAVCAFSPGVIERQAHRAAVTAAIERITAGELAKVVIARDLVGELADDADRRSVIARLHREYPDTWTYCVDGLVGASPEMLGRVIGGAVTARVLAGTTPRGATDAADEAAASALAHSAKDLEEHDYAIRSALESIGAMQGMDAVGSDLDRALTASPEPFLLQLPNVWHLASDIRGQLPPGATVFDLIAALHPTAAVGGTPRDAAMRAIRELEGVDRGRYAGPVGWCSAAGDGEWVIALRGAQITGNRVVAMAGGGIVASSDPQAEFAETLPKFRPIVSAFSPESSG
- a CDS encoding FAD-dependent oxidoreductase, yielding MSQLRVAVIGAGPAGIYASDILLKEAEGTHEVTIDLFDRLPAPYGLVRYGVAPDHPRIKGVIGALRDVLDTGRIRIFGNVNFGTDLTIDDLRRHYNVVIFATGAFYDAPLQIPGIEATNSFGAADFVNWYDGHPDVARTWPLDASSVAVIGNGNVALDVARVLAKDADDMLPTEIPANVYEGLRASKVTDVHVFGRRGPLQVKFTPLELRELGEVPGVDIVVADEDFDRDPEADEAAKTNKQILVISRILNKWRQQQDSLSAPRRIHLHFYARPDEVLTDEQGKVRALRIVRTEPLSDGRVRDTEETREIEIGQLYRAVGYFGSPLTDVPYDSARGVIPNDAGAVVDADGERVGGMYATGWIKRGPVGLIGATKSDARETVGEILADEQTWWPTEVTDDDAIVAVLEERGVRYTDLEGWHRLDAHERALGEAAGRERIKVVDREEMIRISRGE
- the cls gene encoding cardiolipin synthase, producing the protein MPQLGPFTAGSWQGPGWILLALAAINIIIVIVLAFTIGHNRRPTTSVAWLLAITLIPYIGLCFFLLFGTNRLPASRRAKQARFDSIIREVMDELETVGQYAPVPGRFKRVSKLARTLTAIPHLPGNRIQIHTDYNATLNAMAAELDTAEQYAHVLFYAMGYDDSTREFFDALERAHARGVKVRLLYDQIGTCRYPGYRKMKRRLNDSGIEWRRLYPIWPWQGGWQRPDLRNHRKLLVVDSRVAWMGSQNLIDRGYHRGRARYGNIHQQWQDLMVRLDGPIALGVDAIFRSDWFAETNVIPQDGESLHSKLLDTDLDSAITPPNDEANEGALTHLYDCQLVPSGPGYEHENNLRIFTQLLYQAKHRVVIASPYFVPDDSMLYAITTAVQRGVSVDLHVSAQGDQFFTHHAQQSYYEQLLRAGVRIWLYREPYVLHAKHMTVDGEVTLVGSSNMDMRSFTLNAEMMLIVYGREFTARMATVEQEYRKNSTELSLVDWMSRPRWRRWIDDLCRLTSVVQ
- a CDS encoding polyprenyl synthetase family protein; the encoded protein is MPTAKSVRRPAHGTVGAGFAKKLFSRPAERRLKQSLDEGLARIETVLQDEVRFADEIADVTTTYLLDAGGKRMRPMLVLLTAQLGDNPVSATLDRAAAAVEITHLASLYHDDVMDDATLRRGVEAAHLRWSNSTAILAGDLLFARASQIFSELGADAIRLQAEVFERLVLGQLNETIGPKPDEDRIQHYLRVLADKTGSLIAAATEFGVMLSGAPSEYRDAVRNYGESIGIAFQIADDVIDLSPDHEATGKLAGTDLRAGVETLPVLLLEQRAQAGDAAASDLLDRIRTRVADTSAGLHDPNLRLPEPQVKTDPAEIESIIEQLREHEVTAQTLQTAHEYVDRAVASLDVLPEGVVKAALREFALRLVERNY